In Lolium rigidum isolate FL_2022 chromosome 7, APGP_CSIRO_Lrig_0.1, whole genome shotgun sequence, the DNA window taaatatccaggaaactttattattattgcacTTATCGGAgaacacaccaataccactagacactctatcttgaatcaatatcgtgtctatccaaattgtttttcattcacttctttaactaatttaaaactattcaacttacaaatgagtaatttgagtaattccatatatcatttgtttatacccaagcctatgtgtaactcatactaacttagtaagtgttgtcacactttactaaataatattttgagttgcgtcatttgagactcgtgtgattttatcacatggatcattccatttacccattcttgagtagcaaacaacatttgaccataggttcatataaatcattttctttccaagtattttacccatccattcaatatctcaaattcatatcttgcaagccatacctctgccatacctttaatttcccaattaaccatcaatttaatgaaaactaaaatacaatgaataacaaatctttctaatttgttgccttgcttgattttcttgttgtttgaatgtgtgtttatgttctgttacttttatgttatagttgtacggagagatacgagttttgattgagagaagtgCGAGAATTCTCCgagttaccaaaaaggcaagtgtcacacaccgTTCTGTCCTACTATTTTTCTATGCACTTTGTAGTTATTTTCGGTAGCTATCCATGTGTAGGattgttttaaaaatatatattgcTATGCTATGAACACCTATTAGAACAACCACATGTTCAACACTTGATTCTTTTGTCGCCACCGTATTGTTGTTTGCTTAGCAATGCTATCTTAGATGCGTGGATTGGGTTATCATGATAAGTTTAGATGAATAAAAGtatatgttttgatataatgaaaacaACCTGAATAATGAAACACCTAGGCGGATTGGTAAGACGGGAGCGTACGCACGGTGAACAATGGTGGGGATTGCCGCCCGGGGATCAAAGAGATTGGACAGAGTTTCTTGTTTAGTAGCTTCCGTGTACggccgcatgtcatatgggctaCGGCTTGACTAAGTAAGTTGTAGGAACCCGACCTGACGTGACTAGCAGATGTAGATGTGTAGGATGGCATGGGTCCAGTCCGGATGGCTTGGGGTCCTACTTCGAAAACGGTCTCGACTCGGTCTTTTCCCGACCATTTGAGCAAATTGAGCATCATGGTAAAAGGGGCTGACTAGGTCATGTGgataaagtgtacaacctctaagAGTGTCTAAACTAAGTACTTAcatgtgtccccggttatggacaattatgAGCGACTAGAGTCATGGTACTGTTTGGAAGATCTcatcattccaatttcttaataaaacttgatggaaCAAACAATGGGTTTAGGAGCATGCGAGCTAGGTTGTCTTGTGTTTACATGGGCCTATGCTAGCATGTCCGTAGATGTTTAAGAGCATATGAAGCTAAGCTGTCTTGCGACGGCATGggttatgctaatatgttcctagaCGATGATTTTCGAAAGAATAAAATTGTTTATAAAAGATAGGGAAACTATTGCTTTCCGCAAAAGTGccgaaactccacttgccaaatgagcacgtagttgataggcgccatttatatatccaccaaatagtgacatttgccaatacaattccaaatgtattgacctcgcgtggctgcaacgttttatgttgcggaTATTTTgatgaacgagtgaggttcgatggttagggttacgagtctatactcgacatgctcgcttcgtggcacatgaagacgaaggactccatgctattaTGGTTCGTTGTGAACTCTGATATTGAGCTAgctttgtgctatgcaatttgtaagttattatgtaattttggatcatgcgatgtaataaagacctttgtttcttggtattacatcttaaactgtgtgtgctagcgattgatccagggactagcactattaTGCACAGAGATTCAATTCTTACCGGGTTGAATCGCTACAGAAACTTGTTCCCTCTTAGGtttttatgcaattaagcgcgaaatttttcccagttttgcgatgcaatgcacatcccttttctaATTCTACCCCGCAAACGTCTGgaaacctgggatgttacagacgCCTGCGGCCGCCATGGCCCCTGGTGCAGCCGGCCCCACCAAAGCTCCGGCAAAGCGGGGGCACGGCTGCCCTCGCAACAGCAAGAATAAGACCCGGGTGACACCGGCCATCCCGGGGGGAGAGTCGTCTGCCCCCCGTCACAGCGGGCGCCTGAGGGAGCTTTCCCTTGGTCTTGGCGTCACCCCAGAGGGCGGCGCGATCTTTACGTGTGCTAGAGCGCCCGCTCCTGCCGGGTTATATTGGCAGCATGCTCGTGGTTGCTGCTTAGATCATCtcgactcgttggcgctccccagacCGAAATCCGGTGCTAGTTAGCGTCGGATGGATGTAATTTTTGGCATGGGGAGGGCCAGTTTTCCAGCGGCGAACCCACAGCCGCTCCCCAGGCCGGCCGGATTCCGCCAATTTTTGGCAAAATTTCATAATACAAcagaaaatatgaaaatgtatgaCATTGTTCGCCGAGATTTGGCATtatttcaacaaagaaatagttcaacaaacacaacatgacaaCAACACAACAAACACAACAAATCATGGTGCACCAGCTCTTGCTGCACCCTTGCAAACCCATAGGTGGTCACCAGATCGTCCTGCAGCTCTTGGTGCACACGTGAGTCTCGGATCTCCTGGCTCATAGCTAGAAAGGAAGCCCATGATGCCGGCACCTGATCATCAAGCTCTGCAAGAGGACCTTGTCGGTGATATGGCTGCAACAACTCGTCCTTAGGAACTGGATGTTTCCGCTCATTCTCTAtatatgatcatgttgtgcaataTCACGCAACAgtttatcacctcccacatctgatcatgCGACCAAGTCATAGCTGGGAACCGGACAACTGCAAATCTCTGCTAGAGGataccaaatgctcgctcgacatCCTTCTTGGCAGCTTCTTGCTCCTTGGCAAATTGCGCTTCTTTTGGTAGCTTCGGGCTTGAGATCGTCTTCATAAATGTTGACCATGTAGGGATAGATGccatctgcaaggtagtatcccttGTTATAGTGGCGCCCATTAAACtcatagttcaccgggggagcatggccctcaacaagcttggcaaAGACaggcgagcactgcaagacgttgatgtcattgtttgagcctgccattccaaagaaggagtgccaaatccaggtATCATATGTAGTCACTGCCTCAAGTACCACACTACATCATCCTTTGTGGCTTGTGTACATGCCCTGCCAAACCGTAGGACAGTTCTTCTACTTCCAATGCATGCACTCGATCCTCCAAGCATTTCAGGAAATCCTCTTGCAGCATTGGTTGCAAGTATTTGCTCAGTATCTTGAGcaatgggtgatctcaagtatacttccccgaacactgctatgactgcCATGCAAAACTTGTATAAGCAATCAATGGCGGTGCTCTCGGCCATGCGCAGATAGTCATCGACACTATCACCTGGAGCTCCATATGCAAGCAACCTCATAGCGACCATGCACTTCTGCAGCGAGGAAAATCCAATCATGCCGGTGCAGTCCAGTTTGCATCGGAAGTAGGGTCCAAGTCCCGGACGGCATACACAATCTTCAAAAAGAGATCCCGGCTCATCCTGAACCGGTGCCGGAATACTACCTCAGGGTGCAGCTGTTCGCCAACGAAGTAATCGGCATACAACATGCATGATGTGGCCCTCCAAGCGATGCCTCGCCTTGGCCTTCCGGCGACCGGGCGCCGAGCCGCCACGCCGTGGCTTTGAGTTCCGCTCGGCGTATAGGGCGGCCAAAGACgccaggatcatcatgtgctcttcATCATGGGCGGCGGCTGCGTTCTCCTCCTCCAACAATGAAACAAACATttgctcttcctcgtcgtcggagtCCAAGGCCGAGCAATCAAAACGCCGAACACCTCACGGGCGTGGTGCCGCAGCGGTCGGCACGGGGGGCGGTAAGGAGCGTCGGTGAGGTGATGGACGGCGGTGAGCTCGGCGGTAGCTTGGGAGTGGGTGTGGCCTTTCTGCCTGCGTGTGCGCGGCGGGAGAGGATGGGGTGGTGCCGGCGACGACGCGGCGGCGACGAGCTGGTTTGAGCAACGCGAGGGGAGTGGGGAATCTTTTGTGGGTGTGACGTCGACAGGCCCACGCGCCTTTTCAGTTCACGCTCCCTGGGGTGTTGGGTTCGGCCTGCGATCGCCAGATGAAAAATAGGCCCAATCCGGCAAAAAATGGGCTCCTGGGACGTGAGTGGGGAAATTTCGTCCACCCGGCATTAAAAAACACATGGGGAGGGGGTGCTGGGAGCCGAGGTTGGAATTTGAGCCACCGTAGTACACAATTAAACTAGAGCCTGGGAGAAATAAATGAACTTAAATTCAGTTCTACATAGTACACCTCTTAGATCGAACCAATTCAAATTTGTGTCATTATTATCAAATGAACTAAACTATAACTTAGGAGAATAAGACAAGAAGATACAGTCTTTGCAAAATGTGTTTTCTTGTGTCCTCCTTGTTGTTCTCATGGGATCGACCAAGTGGACCAAGGAAACATATATATACAAACAAAAAAATTGGAGGACAAAGCGGAAAATTGCATGGTAACTCATGGTTGGAGCAGCACAAGGGTTATTTCTAGCAGTGACATCTTTGTCCAGAGGGCTATCTTTAGGCAAACGTCCTCTGCATCCTCCAACCAGTTTCCGTAACTGTACGCTCCTTATATAGCCACAAAATCGACAGGTAGCCTCTTCTTACGCCCATGCATGGTTGAATATTAGGAGACGGCTCAAAGGGTTCTTAGCCCTCGACAGAATTAGACATAAGTTAGCGCTCCTCCTAATCCCAACCTCGGAATTCGATTGACGCGATGCGCCCTCCGCTGAGCTCGGCATAAGTTTCTTAACCATATGCCCATTGCAGCGGAGGGTCTCGCAATATTGAGCTAGCATAATTCTGGGAGGAAGAGATTGAGGGAGGAGCAACATGCTGTTGGCCCAGTGAAGGAGTGAGAGGACCGGAACAAGAATTGGCGACATATTTCATTCTTGTTACAATTGAGTTTGAGGTTCTTAAGAGAGTAAGAATTCCAATGTGAcatccttcatctgcagcacttaATTTTATGTTGATTTCAATCTTTTCTGTACTAGACCATTTCCTATTTATTCAATGCTGTGTCTTCATTGCAAGGTTTGTGGTGTATTCTCTTGCAGCAATTTGTAGATTCAAGAAGTGTGCTAGGGCACAAATAAATTAGAAAAGGGTAGCTGAAAGGGACATGAGCacaaagatgaagaaggggatcctGAGGCCCTTCCGCTACTTCTCTAACATAATGGGTATGTACTTATAGTTATTTGCTGAACGCAATCAAACTTACTTTGACTTGCACATTTTAtcataaggctggtcatagtgctagtatcttaggcagtatcatgcatcttaggcccacaaaaatgctgatgtggcatctaattaataaggagagataagattagagtaacataggtagatactgtatcatagcgcatgtttcgagaaaagctaatgctaaatatatcttgtacacacattttgtattgggattctacaaaacaataaatttagaagattatgatactactataataccacccactatagtgatgatatcatagacaagtatcatatgcattatACTACAATATAATACTATGCACTACGACCAGCCTAACAAGTACTCCTTATTTTTATTCTAAATGATGACCACCAGATACTAAGGAACAAGAGTTGCAAATTGGATTCCCTACGGATGTGAAACATGTGGCGCATATCGGATGGGATGGACCTAGTGCCCCAGCAAAGAAGGAGGAGGCAGGAGCACCTAGCTGGGTAAGTTTACGTCTTTCATAAGCCAGTATTTATTGCATTATTGGAACAAGCTCAAAAGGACTTCGTTGTCTGCTCTGAGAGACAAACATGTTCTTTATAAAATAGAGGCTTTTATTACCCCGGCATATGCATCAAATGCATATATCCAAACTTAGACAAAGGTCCGACCAAAAAAGATAGACCAATCATCCTCATAAAGAAAACTAGACCAAAAAATTTATGTTTGGAGAACAAGGATAACACGAAAAACAAAGAAACTATCACCGGGTAACCGGGGCATAGCTCCATGGTAATCCACTCTAGCCTCTAGGCGCCAAGCTCCATCGACTCTGTACCAACGCTAATGAAACTGGTACCCAAGACTAGAGTAGCACCTGCATACAAGAATGTAATTTCATTTTGTCCAAAACCACATCCTTTCTGCATAGCCACTGCTGCTCCGATCAAAATAAGTGATCACAATGATTTATCCGCTCCTCTGAGCGATATAAGATACTGTGGGTGGGCTGATGATGAAAACTAAATACGCAGTGCGCCATGCAACATGAACCAATCAAAAAGTAGATGATTATTTCTTGTTCATAAGAGAAAATGATCTGCATTGCCTATTTCATTGGGTCAGAGAGCAATCAGTTATTTTAAAGCTTCTACGATTGCATAATTATTTTTCaaaagagtgaattccactttttatccCGTAATTTTGCAGTTGTGACACTAATTGCCCGTTTGAATAAAAATCATCTAGATTATGCATTTTAGAATATTTGGACCCTCGATTTCTGATGTGTATTCATTGGGCAAGCTATGAGGTGATTACCTACTTTTAAAAATATCAGTACGGGGACGAGGAATGAAACAATTAGATGAGAGAAGTCTGGACATAATTGTAGATGAGGGCCTCCGATATTTACACATTTTGTCGCATCACATCGACGAAATACGCCGGTCCTatctaacaaaaacaaacaaaatgctaAATTGGGGTAAAACCATGTTTAAAAACTCCTAGATGGGATATTTTTGTAAAAGTTgcactaaatggggtaatatgtgtcacaaatgcgcAACTatagggtaaaaagtggaattcactcttttCGAAAAGAAGGGTATGACTATCTGGATCGACTGAGACACACATCAATATTTGTTGCGAAGTTTACAAGACATAATTTTGTTGAGAAATTGAGCTCTTTGGAGCGCAATTTAAGAAATGAAACGACTTCAAGGTACTTTATCTTAGCAGTAACTGTGTTGGCATGAAAATATTGTAATTGCTAGATGAAAGACTACCACTCGGCGCCATTGGACTCAGCCTCATTTAGGAGCGACAGGGGAGGAGGTTCTGCTGCCGCTAACCCATGGGCTTCTCAAGGTTCAATTCTCACTCTCTTACATTTCCTTAATTTGATTCTGTGAAACTTTTTTTGAAACTCTTGTGCAAATTCAGTATTAATCATCTGCTGATCTTAACATGTTAGCATTCAACTTTTACAGATTTATACCAAAAGATGCTAACATTTGCATAAATTTTCCTTGTTTTACTCCGACAGAAATAGTCCTAGATGGCGCAGGCCTGGGGGATACCTCGTTCAGAGATACTAAAGGTGATGCAGGAGGCATCGACGGCACCGCAGGCGACTCCCCTCCATCCCCAGGCTCTCGCCAGTCAAGGCGGAATCGGTCCCGGGGTTCTGACACCTCTTCCATGGACGGCACAGCAGGCAGTGCTGAGACCTCGGAGAAGAAGGAAAAGGCCAAGAAGGGCACCCGTAAGAACCGCAAGAAGGACAAGGACAAGGACAAGGCGGCTGAGGACACTGCTGGTTCCACTTGCCAGGACCTCCCTGCGGTGCCCAAGAAGTCCAACCGCCGGAAAAACAAGGCAAGCTCTGAAGGAAGTGGTGGTGCATCGACCAAGGACGGCGGAGCAGCGCCGGAGGAGGGCACAGCGCCGCTATCTCAGGTGGCCGAAGAAGACAAGAATCGCGAATTGTAAACGGCTGCCGGGCAAGCTGTCCTCGTTTTGGAGATGAAAGCTTATGTGCTCATCACGAGCCAGAGTACTTTGAGCTTAACTGGTTGGATCAAGTGGCGATTGACAAACAATATAGAGTACTCGAGTGACACATGCGTGCAGGTGTTGAAGGTTACACGTTGCTTTGGCGCTCACAGAAGTGGGTTTGCACGCCCTAAAGCAACAATTTTCTCTGTTTTTTGTACTATTGATCATTTTTTCTTAATCCCTTGTCTTGTTCcagatatacatatatatatataaagtgTACTGCGTCTGATGTACCTCGCTAATCGCTATTATTATATATATGCATGTGCACTGATGCAATTGGTATGCATGTCTCTGGTGGCGCTTATATTCTGCTATATTGTTCAGAAATCAGAAGGCGTGAATAATATGCCATGGATagcttcattgatataggagtgtGATGACGGAGTTCCCAGAAGGCATTTCCCTTGAATGGAGTTGCCACAAGCCCAATGTTTAGTCCAAACGAGAGCTATCCATAGCAAAAAAATAAGGGAGAATTGGTTATTTACCCAAAAGTTCATGAGCCTTGGATCATCTATCCAAAGTTGATTGTACCTTTGTAAAAGACCCATGAAAAGACTTGATTGTGCTTATGATATACTCAGATGGGGTTTTGTGTAAACTAAAAAAAATACCCTTTAATTGCTGATGGAAATGACTACTTTGCTCCTAGTATATTTTAATCGTTGTCTGTAAATCTGCTTCGGAAAGGGCACCTACCGAGGAACCAGTCTGGCAGAAACCAGTCGGATCGTATTTCTATGCGCACCTCCTGAGTATGTCATGACAGGTTAGTTGATCAGTAGTTGTCCTGCATCATACAACTCAACCTCTCTTCAAAATTTGAGTATATCTTGCATGATGTTATCCTTATTGTTATACCCAATTAGTTGTAATCTGCCTTATACTTAAACGCTAAGTATACTGAAGTCTCTACTGGGTATTGGACCAATGTAGAATCAACTTTGGATAGATGATCCAAGACTGATGAACTTTTGGGTAAATAACCAATTCTCCCCAAAAGTAAATAGGTAGGGTGACTGAGGGCAACCTTGTGGAATAGAGTACCTTTGAGCTGTTAAGAGCCATATAATTTATCATTAACTACCACAGAGAAAAGGGGAGTGGAGTGCCATCTTGGTGATGTATCTCGTCTACTTCTTGTCGCCTTCATCCTGAGCAAATGGCTCAACTCCAAGATCAACAAGATTATGCGATCCTAGTAAATTTGAGGTCATTGCCTTGTCAACTGACTAAAATTTTGCCACCCTAAGCAGCTAGGTGGGTTCATGGGTTTAGCATAAAGGACACTGGTCTTCTTTACATCGGCATTTTGGCTAGCTCAGCATTTTGGCTTGGATGACTCTGGTTCGAGTGGATTGCACAGGACTAGGCCATGGGTAGGGACGGCGACTTGTGCTCCAACAGTGACCTTGCGAGGTCGTCTTGGGAGATGGCTCAACTGCAAGTTTTTGCACTCTAGGTGGCTCTCAAGAAGGCACAGCAGATGACAGTTTTGCAAATGACATTGCATGGGTTTGTGGATCAACAAACAGTATAAAAGGAGAGGTGCATACCTTCTTTTCCCAGACAAGGACAGTGTTGCTTCTGTTTATTTAGATATTGTTTCGTAAAATTCCTTGATCATTCAGAGTACACATAGCGTGTAAACGCACATGCGTCACTTAGTTACACAAAATGTTGTAGTCTATCCCACGGCTCCTAGTCTATCCCACGGCTCCCATGGCTGCTCAGGCAGCCTGTGGTAGTGTTGGTTCGATGCTTGGTACCATCGCTCCGCCTCCTCCAACTTGATTTCTTTTTGACGAATATGTGGATCTTGATTCCCTCACTGGGAAATCCAGGTGTTTATTTCACACAAAATAGACCAAAatagcaacaaaaaaaaaactcctttccACCATTCAGTCAAAGGCAGAAGGGATTATGCAACACATGCCCATTGAAAGACCTAGGTTACAAAACTGGCATGAGTTAGGAAAGTAGGGAACAGTTTCTTAGAAAGCACTTGCGGTGCTCGCTCGCAGGCCCGTATGCAAAACTGGCTTTGTAACCACTGCCTTCATTGACCGGTAACTATAGGAACTTACAACACACATCACCCAAAGCAGAAGCAATACTCAATACAAGGCTCCCCTGAATTATTCTCAGCACGGCAAAGCACATACATTCTTCTATACGCAATACATTCTAGTATATACATAAGTTGCCTTCCGTGTTGTGCTTCGAGAGACACAaaaggcatagtttgtgatagtaAACTTCCAACTGCAGTATAACATTACCCCTTGTATTGAAACTTTTAGCGAGAAGCCCCAATTGCAGTTGTGACTTGCCGCTCCACTGTTTGAAGTGCTCAAACAGCATAAAGGCGGATAATCTGGTTAATCTTGGCACGGCAAATAGGACACCCCCATTTCTTCGactctatatccttcaagcaggaCATGCAACCAGCCATGTGCCCACATGGAATGCAGGCTCCTTCCACAGGAGCATCCAAGCAAATCACACAAGTTCCCGAAGGAGTGTTGCCACTGCTGCTTGTATCAGCATCATTTTGTCCAGTTTTTGCAGAGTTTACAGTTGTATCACCTTCAGTCTGTGGCATGGTTACATCAACTGGTGTGAAATCTATGGAAGGATACTGAACAGGGCCAGCATAGAAGGTTCCTTCAGCAAGTGGTGGCGCGGTTGGTGTTGGAAGAACCGGAAGCACAGTTGGTGTTGGAAGAACGGGAGGTACAGTTGGTGTTGGAAGAGCCAGAGGTGCCACCTGTGGAATCACAGTCAAAGGGTTGTTTTGACTTTTGTGAGGTCTTGATAAACTTTGGTTAGAGCTTGTTCCAGGCATGTCCCATCCATTGTATGTGCTGCTGCTTGGGGCATCAATCTGCACTTGGCCACTCATCTTTGAAGGTGTGGTAGAGTCTGGTGGGCCCCACCCATTGAGAGAGCTGTTCGCCTTGTTTGCCCAGCCACTGTTGTTTGTAGTTGATGTCACTGGCTGAAGGTCGGGCACTCCCTCTGCTATAGCAGATTGGATGGAGGCATTGATAGCCATCGCTAACTCAACATCCTCCTTACTGGGAGTGGATGACCCTGAAGCTGCTGAACATGAATTTATTGGTAATGGATTTGGAGTTGGGGCACTCACTGGTCGTGCAGGAACCATGCTGGCAACCTAAGAGGATCTTGCGAAAATTAGATTGGAAAAactctactccctccggttcatattacttgaagctaatatagatgtatctagacacattttagttgtacaAACATCTATTTTAGTactagtaatatggatcggagggagtactgaaattaaaaaaaaaaaaatctcattgTATACTGATAAAACGAACCATATACTTATCTACATCGTTCAAAGACAATGTTGAACACAGTGAAAAGCTAGGTTACTCTTCAAAAATACTAtattagctttctaaaaaggcttatattttggaaAGGAGGTAATAATTCAGAATATACCATGAATGACTAGTTAGCGAGGGGAAACATTAAGAAAGTTCAGCTTATATCACCTGTGCCATGCCACAGCATGCACTATAAAATGATCGAATCTGCTGCTTGTCACCTTCATTCGCCGATAaaatcttgtatcgagattctgtaaattttgaaagaaaaaatagaACGGAATGACCTAACAGTTCACCGTTTAATCTTTGAAGTATCATTTTTAACTGCAGACCATCTGAGAAACAAAGCTATGTCCAAGTGCCCATAATAGAAAGTACAAGTACTATATAAAATGTACTGATAGGTCACTACAAAATGTAAAGTACCCATTTCATCAGAAAGCTTTGCAGTTTGCAGGGAAATAACAATAGTGCACTTTCTATAAAGAGATTAAAAATTCAATACATACATGTATGCACATGTGCGTGGGTGTGTAAAGAGCAAGATGAATTCTACAATGTAGATATAACAAAGTAGCTTTAGAGAGTGAGAGATTTCAAATTTGCAAACAATTAGAATGATCAAGCATGCATGACTATGAGCGCAGGTGTAGCAATCTTTGTTCTCTTATGGGGAAGTACGAAAATCACGAGTTCATCACTAAGAGTAGCTCTCCAGGTTCCTAGCTCTAACGAAAAGTTAACAAACGAAATATATCATTTCCTCATGCCAAAAAGCATGGTAAATGGGATAATAAACTTGATTAATTCACAACACATAATAACTTTTTAACACCAAAGAACCATGTGTTCTGTTCTTTTAGCAAATTATTTCTAACAGTCAGATGAACAAAATATAAAATTGCACTAAATTGGgaaatattgataaagcatgtacACAATCTGCGAACAGGCatttccaagtagtatgaactgaaAACGCAAAACATTATTACACATACTTGTAACTTTGTCAAAAATTGTCATGGAAGGATCAGCCAGATTATACTTTGGTTGCTCAACTTGAGATTTCCAAAGTTTAACTACAACACGAGGTTTAGCAGCCTgcttattcataaaaataaaatattagaAATAACAGAAACTCGGTAGCATAGATCCACAGAAGATGCAATAAAAATAGCCCAAAATAAAGCAGCAGCCCAGCGAAACTTCCATACCTGCAAATCAGGATATATGGCCAACTCAAGCTTGACAGGT includes these proteins:
- the LOC124670099 gene encoding CRIB domain-containing protein RIC7-like — its product is MSTKMKKGILRPFRYFSNIMDTKEQELQIGFPTDVKHVAHIGWDGPSAPAKKEEAGAPSWMKDYHSAPLDSASFRSDRGGGSAAANPWASQEIVLDGAGLGDTSFRDTKGDAGGIDGTAGDSPPSPGSRQSRRNRSRGSDTSSMDGTAGSAETSEKKEKAKKGTRKNRKKDKDKDKAAEDTAGSTCQDLPAVPKKSNRRKNKASSEGSGGASTKDGGAAPEEGTAPLSQVAEEDKNREL
- the LOC124670163 gene encoding probable E3 ubiquitin-protein ligase XBOS34 gives rise to the protein MGLQQSKEELLYQQVNYGNIEGIRTLKAQGAGVEWIDKEGKTPLMVASMRADLHNVAKLLLELGANVNAYRPGSHNGTALHHAAKKGLELTVHLLLSHGANPFITNDDCNTALDLAREKGHVNVVRAIEGRISLFCGWMRENYGPGFLEAFAPQFLTRKIWAVILPREVGNPTRPVKLELAIYPDLQAAKPRVVVKLWKSQVEQPKYNLADPSMTIFDKVTKSRYKILSANEGDKQQIRSFYSACCGMAQVASMVPARPVSAPTPNPLPINSCSAASGSSTPSKEDVELAMAINASIQSAIAEGVPDLQPVTSTTNNSGWANKANSSLNGWGPPDSTTPSKMSGQVQIDAPSSSTYNGWDMPGTSSNQSLSRPHKSQNNPLTVIPQVAPLALPTPTVPPVLPTPTVLPVLPTPTAPPLAEGTFYAGPVQYPSIDFTPVDVTMPQTEGDTTVNSAKTGQNDADTSSSGNTPSGTCVICLDAPVEGACIPCGHMAGCMSCLKDIESKKWGCPICRAKINQIIRLYAV